From Arcobacter sp. CECT 8986, a single genomic window includes:
- the der gene encoding ribosome biogenesis GTPase Der, which produces MNEPLVKIALIGQPNVGKSSLFNRIAQQRIAIVSDLAGTTRDIRKHEVEVLGRKALMLDTGGIDETNDEIFSNVKRKAIDCAKEADIILFMVDGKRLPDDKDKELFYELQNLGKKLALVVNKIDNDKEKERLWSFYEFGINDENLFGISVSHNRGTKSLFEWIAKFLPEEEEETQVILNENEVDEGLEDFLMPEDEEPVIEEETNDINVAIIGRTNVGKSSILNALIGEERSVVSSISGTTIDPVDESFEFKDKKITFVDTAGLRRRGKIEGIEKYALMRTKEMLKKANLALVVLDASEELVDLDEKIAGLVDQYGLGTIIVLNKWDENSESFKELEKKVRRKFKFLFYAPIIAVSAKTGRSIDRLKDKIVEIYDNYSQRIPTSVLNKIIEEAVIRHALPSPNGAYLRIYYATQFQSKPPRIALIMNKPNLLHFSYKRYLVNYLRENINFEGTPIHVLARKKGERIEDEELEETFQG; this is translated from the coding sequence ATGAATGAACCATTAGTAAAGATTGCTTTAATAGGACAACCAAATGTTGGTAAAAGTTCACTTTTTAATAGAATTGCACAACAAAGAATTGCAATTGTTTCTGATTTAGCAGGGACAACAAGAGATATAAGAAAGCATGAAGTAGAAGTTTTAGGTAGAAAAGCATTAATGCTTGATACGGGTGGTATCGATGAAACAAATGATGAAATATTCTCTAATGTAAAAAGAAAAGCGATTGATTGTGCTAAAGAGGCTGATATAATACTTTTTATGGTAGATGGAAAAAGATTACCTGATGACAAAGATAAAGAACTATTTTATGAGCTTCAAAATCTTGGTAAAAAATTAGCATTAGTTGTAAATAAAATTGATAATGATAAAGAGAAAGAAAGACTTTGGTCTTTTTATGAATTTGGAATAAATGATGAAAATCTTTTTGGTATTTCTGTTTCTCATAATAGAGGTACAAAATCTTTATTTGAATGGATTGCAAAATTTTTACCAGAAGAAGAGGAAGAAACACAAGTTATTCTAAATGAAAATGAAGTTGATGAAGGTCTTGAAGACTTTTTAATGCCAGAAGATGAAGAACCAGTAATTGAAGAAGAAACTAATGATATTAATGTTGCAATTATTGGAAGAACAAATGTTGGTAAAAGTTCAATCCTAAACGCACTTATTGGAGAAGAGCGTTCTGTTGTATCATCTATTTCAGGAACTACAATTGATCCAGTAGATGAGTCATTTGAATTTAAAGATAAGAAAATTACGTTTGTTGATACTGCTGGTTTAAGAAGAAGAGGAAAGATTGAAGGTATAGAAAAATATGCTTTAATGAGAACTAAAGAGATGCTAAAAAAAGCAAATCTTGCTTTAGTTGTTTTAGATGCTTCAGAAGAGTTAGTTGATTTAGATGAAAAAATCGCAGGTTTAGTAGACCAATATGGATTAGGAACAATTATTGTTTTAAATAAATGGGATGAAAATAGTGAATCATTTAAAGAGTTAGAGAAAAAAGTTAGAAGAAAATTCAAGTTTTTATTTTATGCTCCAATCATTGCAGTTTCAGCTAAAACAGGAAGAAGTATTGATAGATTAAAAGATAAAATTGTTGAAATATATGACAACTATTCTCAAAGAATACCAACTTCTGTATTAAATAAAATTATTGAAGAAGCTGTAATAAGACATGCCTTACCAAGTCCAAATGGTGCTTATTTAAGAATATATTATGCAACACAATTCCAATCTAAGCCTCCAAGAATTGCTTTGATTATGAATAAACCTAATTTATTACACTTCTCATACAAAAGATATTTAGTTAACTATTTAAGAGAAAATATCAATTTTGAGGGAACACCAATTCATGTTCTTGCAAGAAAAAAAGGTGAAAGAATAGAAGATGAAGAGTTAGAGGAAACTTTTCAAGGATAA
- the hpf gene encoding ribosome hibernation-promoting factor, HPF/YfiA family, with protein sequence MNTSIVGRHIELTEPIKDYINSSVEIFKKYNLDIISVSSIISQDEKNGKRAFTFEFTINIAHLDTIVVKQKDKDLYSAVDIAVDRVSKVLRRHHDKITGHKATKLAEVDANVVEDEVAAQLEKFENEIIPVKMASYKPIDIEEALDSLKNSEDLFKVFYDKDDNLRVLYKTKEDGKFGLY encoded by the coding sequence ATGAATACAAGTATTGTAGGAAGACACATAGAATTAACAGAGCCAATTAAAGATTATATTAATAGTTCAGTAGAAATTTTCAAAAAATATAACTTAGATATTATATCAGTTAGTTCAATCATCTCTCAAGATGAAAAAAATGGAAAAAGAGCTTTTACTTTTGAATTTACTATAAATATTGCACATCTTGATACAATTGTTGTAAAACAAAAAGATAAAGACCTTTATTCTGCAGTTGATATTGCTGTTGATAGAGTATCTAAAGTATTAAGAAGACATCATGACAAAATTACAGGACATAAAGCAACTAAATTAGCAGAAGTTGATGCTAATGTTGTTGAAGATGAAGTTGCTGCTCAACTTGAAAAATTTGAGAATGAAATTATTCCTGTAAAAATGGCTTCTTATAAACCAATTGATATAGAAGAGGCTCTTGACAGCTTAAAAAATTCTGAAGATTTATTTAAAGTATTCTATGATAAAGATGATAATCTTAGAGTATTATATAAAACTAAAGAAGATGGAAAATTTGGGTTATATTAA